The DNA region ATACACATTGTAGCCGTTCACCTTCACGAGGCGTTTGTGCCGGGAACGGAAACAGACGTTCCCGTCCTTCCTGATAACGACAAGATCGCCGGTGTGGAGCCAGACGTTTCCATCGTCATGGAGCCGGAGAACATCCTTTGTGGCTTCTTCGTTCTTGTAGTATCCTTTCATCACCGAAGGACCGAGGAAACAGAGTTCTCCTTCCACACCGTCCGGTACGAGTTCCGTTGTGCCGGGTTTTACAACGCAGACTTTTGTGCCGGTAACCGGAGACCCGACACAGCCGGTCGGGAGTTTTTCATACTGGTTCGCGACGAGACAGCAGGCACCGCACGCCTCCGTCAGCCCGTACCCGGTCCTAAAGAGGATATCGGCCTTGGATTTTCGTAAAAGAACATTGTATTTATTGGCGAGCTCTTCGGAGACGCGGTCTCCTCCGCTGACCATGAGCTTCATTCTGGAGAGATCTTTATTTTCGAAGTAGGGATACATGCGTTCGAACAGAGCGGGGACTCCCGGGAGGAACAGGATGTCTTCGGAGAAGATCTGCTGGGCGCATCCTTTCGGATCGAATCTTGGGATCAGAACGATCTTCATACCGGAGATAAGCGGCGCATGAACGGAAACTGCCAGACCGAATGCATGGAAGATCGGAAGGATCGCAAGGAACCCGTCGCCCACATCGGTTTTACCCTCGCCGATGTCGATCAAGAGCTGGATGGACATCGAGTTTACCGCGTAATTGGAGAGCATGACGCCTTTCGAGTCACCCGTTGTTCCGCCGGTGTACATGATCACAGCGGTATCGTCGGGCTGGACGTCGTCAGACGGCAGCTGGAATCCTCCTTTGAGCAGTTTCTTTCCTTCGGCAAGAAGATCGGTCCAGAGCGTGATTTTTGCAACGTTCTCTGCCTTTGGATATTTGCGCATCACAAACCGGAATCCTTTGTCCAGCACGAATCCTTTGGGGGTTGAAGGGAAGTAGCCGGAGGTCCGACATCTGATGACCTCGATATTTTTCCCGGAGAGAAGACCTTCATTGACCTCGCAGGCGAGAGCGATCCGGCTGTCTGTGAGTTTAAGGGCATAATCGATATCTTCCTGAGGGGATAAGGGATGGACCATATTGCATATTGCGCCGATCCGGTTGACGGCATAGAGAGCCAGAACCCCCTGAGGGATGTTCGGCAGGAAAATAGTGACATAATCGCCTTTTTTCACACCATGATTCACCAGGGCTGCCGCGATCGCATGAACCTCGTCCATGAACTGTTTGAACAGGATGTGCCTTCCGTAATATGCGGCCGCGGGTGATGTATTGCCGGCCCTATTGAAACCATATAGAAGTGCTTCGTACAGCGAACGTTTGTTTTCTTCAGAGTAATGTAATGTCAAATATGTATCCTCCGATCAAGCGGTAAAAAAATCTCATAGTATTATTTACGGGGGAACATATAATAGAAACGGAAATATTTTTGTCTATTTTATCACTTAATAGACAGAATTGTGTAACCTGACTCGGAAATTACCTTGGTAAACTCGGCATCCGAAACCTCGGCAGAAAGTTCCACCGCGGCGGTTTTTGCCTTGAGATCCACAACTGCAGATACGACCCCCGGGATCCGTGAGAGAGCTTTTTCCACAGTCATTTTGCAGTGTTCGCACATCATGCCGTCGATGGTAAGTACTTTTTTCATGGTTTCCTCTTTTGAAGTAGTTGGTATCTCCGATGTAAAAAATCTAAGCCTGAGGGCATTCAATACGACGCAGACCGAAGAGAGACTCATCGCCAGAGCCGCAAAGCCGGGAGAGAGTTTCCAGCCGAACGGAACAAAGAAAACGCCGGCAGCAAGAGGGATGCCAATCGTGTTGTAGATGAATGCCCAGAAGAGATTCTCCTTGATATTTCGGAGCGTGGCACGACTGAGGCGGATCGCCGAAACGATGTCCCAGGGATCGCTTTTCATCAAAACATAGTCGGCGGATTCGAGAGCGATATCGGAGCCCGCTCCTATCGCGATACCCACATCGGCTCTTGCAAGAGATGGCGAGTCGTTGATCCCGTCCCCCACCATGATGACGTGATGCCCGGCTTCCTGGAGTGCTCTGACCTTTCCCTCTTTTTCTGCGGGCATCACTTCGGCGATCACATTGGAGATCGAAAGCTGCCCGGCGATGGATTCGGCCACTGTTTTGGTATCACCGGTCAAAAGGATGACATCCAGACCAAGATTCTGCAGTCCGGCAATGGCCGCTTTGGAGGTGGGCCGGATCCGGTCGGCAACGGAGATGATGCCGAGCATTTCCTTTCCGCTCGCAAAGTAGAGCGGGGTCCCGGTCATGTTTGCCGGAGTGAAGGATATCCCGTTTTCTTCCATGAAGGCGGCGTTTCCGGCATAGCAGATCTTCCCGTTCACCGATGCAGATACCCCCCGCCCCGGAACCGAGACGAAATCCTGCGCTTTAACAGGCACGATGCCGTGTTCTCCTGCATAGGTGACGACGGCTTTCGAGAGAGGATGTTCCGATGCGGATTCGACCGAGGCGGCGATCAGCAGGAGGTCTTCCGTTGTCCCGGAGAGTGTTACGACCTCGGTGACCTCGGGCTTTCCAATCGTGACCGTTCCCGTTTTATCGAGAAGGATCGTGTCGGCACGCCCCGCAGTCTCAAGCGACTCGGCGGATTTTATCAGAATGCCAAGAGATGCGGCCTTTCCGGTCGCGACCATGATGGCAACCGGCGTTGCAAGCCCCAAAGCACAGGGACAGGAGATGACGAGAACCGAGATCGCAATCGAGAGGGAAAACGTAAAGGGCTCGCCGAGAAGCAGCCAGACCCCGCCTGAAACAACGGCGATGGTCATCACCAGCGGCACAAAGATCCCGCTTACTTTGTCGGCAAGTTGTCCGATCGGAGCCTTGGATGCGTTCGCATTCTGCACGAGTTCGACGATCGCGGCAAGCGTCGTGTCCTCGCCGACCTTTTCCGCACGGAACGTAAAACTGCCAAGCGAGATCGTTCCTGCAGAAACAGCGTCCCCCGAATTTTTGACGACCGGAATACTTTCGCCGGTCAACGCAGACATGTCGATCGGCGCCGAACCTTCCGTTATCGTGCCGTCGACCGGAATGCCGGCACCGGGTCGAACAACGATTAAGTCACCGACCACCACCTCTTCGGCGGGGACGATCACTTCAACGCCGCTGCGAAGGACCGTGGCCGTTTTCGGGGCAAGGTCGATGAGTTTTCTGACCGCCTCGGTGGTCTTCCCTTTCGACCTCGCCTCCAGATACTTGCCGATCGTAACGAGCGAGAGGATCATTGCGGCCGATTCGAAGTAGAGATCCATGGACCAGGTTCCGGCAG from Methanocorpusculum labreanum Z includes:
- a CDS encoding class I adenylate-forming enzyme family protein, with the protein product MTLHYSEENKRSLYEALLYGFNRAGNTSPAAAYYGRHILFKQFMDEVHAIAAALVNHGVKKGDYVTIFLPNIPQGVLALYAVNRIGAICNMVHPLSPQEDIDYALKLTDSRIALACEVNEGLLSGKNIEVIRCRTSGYFPSTPKGFVLDKGFRFVMRKYPKAENVAKITLWTDLLAEGKKLLKGGFQLPSDDVQPDDTAVIMYTGGTTGDSKGVMLSNYAVNSMSIQLLIDIGEGKTDVGDGFLAILPIFHAFGLAVSVHAPLISGMKIVLIPRFDPKGCAQQIFSEDILFLPGVPALFERMYPYFENKDLSRMKLMVSGGDRVSEELANKYNVLLRKSKADILFRTGYGLTEACGACCLVANQYEKLPTGCVGSPVTGTKVCVVKPGTTELVPDGVEGELCFLGPSVMKGYYKNEEATKDVLRLHDDGNVWLHTGDLVVIRKDGNVCFRSRHKRLVKVNGYNVYPTLIEEAMQNHRDIKLVCAVATPWKLDRKIKLFVVPEKPLGSFDAAEEEKILIDYAKDQMNRWSVPARVEFVADLPMTKFNKIDYRLLEKQELSRANDKKQAE
- a CDS encoding heavy metal translocating P-type ATPase, which gives rise to MKKTYSVSGMTCSACSLHVEKAAKSVEGVNSASVNLLENRLVVDSDDVSDDRIRQAVRAAGYDLVLGDTPRGGASLRPMQIRLIVSFAFLIPLMYVSMGHMWGFPLLEWTHDPANAGIFALVQLCLTIPIVIANNKYYTSGIPALFRRAPNMDSLVAMGSLAALVYGLYAIYMIFSALATGDTAAAGTWSMDLYFESAAMILSLVTIGKYLEARSKGKTTEAVRKLIDLAPKTATVLRSGVEVIVPAEEVVVGDLIVVRPGAGIPVDGTITEGSAPIDMSALTGESIPVVKNSGDAVSAGTISLGSFTFRAEKVGEDTTLAAIVELVQNANASKAPIGQLADKVSGIFVPLVMTIAVVSGGVWLLLGEPFTFSLSIAISVLVISCPCALGLATPVAIMVATGKAASLGILIKSAESLETAGRADTILLDKTGTVTIGKPEVTEVVTLSGTTEDLLLIAASVESASEHPLSKAVVTYAGEHGIVPVKAQDFVSVPGRGVSASVNGKICYAGNAAFMEENGISFTPANMTGTPLYFASGKEMLGIISVADRIRPTSKAAIAGLQNLGLDVILLTGDTKTVAESIAGQLSISNVIAEVMPAEKEGKVRALQEAGHHVIMVGDGINDSPSLARADVGIAIGAGSDIALESADYVLMKSDPWDIVSAIRLSRATLRNIKENLFWAFIYNTIGIPLAAGVFFVPFGWKLSPGFAALAMSLSSVCVVLNALRLRFFTSEIPTTSKEETMKKVLTIDGMMCEHCKMTVEKALSRIPGVVSAVVDLKAKTAAVELSAEVSDAEFTKVISESGYTILSIK